The Rhododendron vialii isolate Sample 1 chromosome 6a, ASM3025357v1 genome includes a window with the following:
- the LOC131331266 gene encoding putative receptor protein kinase ZmPK1, whose product MDTPILILLISLLLLSSLPPLFSVSSPHDTLTASSSLFVSDVLISKNGIFSAGFYSVGENAYCFSIWFTERTFDGDLTVVWMANRDRPVNGERSKLSLLKSGNLILTDAPQFTVWSTNTKSISPLYLQLLNTGNLVLRNRSGSMKVWESFDSPTDTLLPNQPITRNSKLVSSRSHKNFSSGFYSLFFDYDNVLHLLFDGEGASSMYWPDPWLISWAAGRNTWNNSATAAFNSSGYFRSSDAFKFKASDYGIGVWRRLRMDVDGNVRLYSLDEGKRIWNVSWQAISQPCRIHGVCGPNAMCNYDHPGENAGRRCSCLPGYKAKNLTDWSLGCEPEFNLSCNAAESGFIKLPHVEFYGYDIKFYGNYTYERCEKVCLQSCKCYGFNFKFNRDSGYYNCYPKSLLLNGYRSPAFGDPLYLRLPKASVTFFAHRKQEIGLHCPSTTQNLLLDRGYKKPKQNRMLQFMVWFASAFGGFEIIFICIVWLLLYKTQQRSSENTQSYLQNVSGFRKFTYAELKKATRNFREEIRRGGSGIVYKGVLSDRRVAAIKRLNEANQGEAEFLAEVSIIGRVNHMNLIEIWGYCVEGNHRLLVYEYMECGSLGENLISGTLDWEKRFDIVVGSARGLAYLHEECLEWVLHCDVNPQNILLDSNFQSKVADFGLFKLVNRGGGGKNSSFTSVRGTRGCMAPEWISNLPITSKVDVYSYGVVVLEMVTGKSPMTTGGQGSGNTGEMEQRGLVKWVREKMNGNGDNELWLEEIIDPVMKGKCDLRKMGILVQVALECVKDDEDARPTMSQVIERLLPH is encoded by the exons ATGGATACCCCAATTTtaatcctcctcatctccctaCTCCTCCTATCATCTCTACCACCTCTGTTTTCAGTCTCGTCACCACATGATACGTTAACCGCATCCTCATCCCTCTTTGTTTCCGACGTCCTAATTTCAAAAAACGGAATTTTCTCCGCCGGCTTCTACTCTGTGGGCGAAAATGCCTATTGCTTTTCTATATGGTTCACTGAACGCACATTCGACGGCGATCTCACCGTGGTTTGGATGGCCAATCGCGACCGACCCGTCAACGGAGAACGATCGAAACTCTCTCTCCTTAAATCCGGCAACCTCATACTAACCGATGCCCCCCAATTCACAGTTTGGTCCACAAACACCAAATCAATTTCCCCACTTTATTTACAACTTCTAAATACTGGTAACCTCGTTCTTCGAAATCGAAGTGGTTCAATGAAGGTCTGGGAAAGTTTTGATTCACCGACGGACACCCTTCTTCCAAACCAACCCATAACCCGAAATTCAAAACTCGTCTCCTCTCGAAGCCATAAAAATTTCTCATCTGGGTTTTACTCCCTGTTTTTCGACTACGATAACGTTCTCCATTTACTATTTGACGGCGAGGGGGCTTCCAGCATGTACTGGCCCGACCCGTGGTTGATCAGCTGGGCGGCGGGTCGGAACACCTGGAATAACAGTGCAACTGCGGCGTTCAATTCATCTGGGTATTTCCGATCAAGTGATGCTTTTAAGTTTAAAGCTTCGGATTATGGGATTGGGGTTTGGAGAAGATTGAGAATGGATGTGGATGGGAATGTGAGATTGTATAGTTTGGATGAGGGGAAGAGAATTTGGAATGTTTCTTGGCAAGCCATAAGTCAGCCGTGCAGGATCCATGGAGTTTGTGGGCCGAATGCGATGTGTAATTATGATCATCCGGGGGAGAATGCTGGTCGGAGATGCTCTTGTTTACCCGG GTACAAGGCAAAAAACCTTACAGATTGGTCTCTCGGGTGTGAACCGGAGTTCAACCTCTCTTGCAACGCTGCCGAATCCGGTTTCATCAAACTTCCTCACGTTGAATTCTACGGCTATGATATCAAATTCTACGGAAATTACACCTATGAAAGGTGTGAGAAAGTATGCTTACAAAGCTGCAAATGCTACGGcttcaatttcaaatttaaccGCGACTCTGGTTATTACAATTGTTATCCAAAGTCACTGTTGCTTAACGGATACAGATCCCCTGCATTTGGGGATCCTTTATATCTAAGGCTGCCCAAAGCCTCCGTCACTTTTTTTGCACATCGAAAACAAGAAATCGGGTTGCATTGCCCCTCGACCACACAAAACTTGCTACTTGATAGAGGTTACAAGAAACCCAAACAAAACAGGATGTTGCAGTTTATGGTTTGGTTCGCCTCTGCATTTGGCGGCTTTGAAATCATTTTTATTTGTATCGTATGGTTATTGTTGTACAAAACCCAACAAAGATCAAGTGAAAACACACAAAGTTACCTTCAAAATGTGAGCGGGTTTAGGAAATTCACTTATGCCGAGTTGAAGAAAGCAACGAGAAATTTTAGGGAAGAAATCCGAAGGGGAGGCAGTGGGATTGTGTACAAAGGAGTTTTATCTGATCGTAGAGTTGCAGCAATCAAGAGACTCAACGAGGCTAATCAAGGGGAAGCAGAATTCTTAGCGGAAGTAAGCATCATTGGAAGAGTTAACCACATGAACTTGATAGAGATTTGGGGATACTGCGTTGAAGGAAATCATAGGCTATTGGTTTACGAGTATATGGAGTGTGGATCGTTAGGAGAGAATCTTATTTCTGGCACCCTTGATTGGGAGAAGAGGTTTGATATTGTAGTTGGCTCTGCGAGGGGCCTAGCTTATTTGCACGAAGAGTGTTTGGAGTGGGTTCTCCATTGCGATGTGAATCCTCAAAACATTCTCTTGGACTCTAATTTCCAATCCAAGGTTGCAGATTTCGGCCTCTTCAAGCTAGTAAATAGAGGGGGTGGTGGAAAAAATTCAAGCTTTACTAGCGTGAGGGGGACAAGAGGTTGCATGGCGCCCGAGTGGATTTCCAATCTCCCAATCACATCCAAAGTCGATGTTTATAGCTACGGAGTGGTGGTGCTGGAAATGGTCACGGGAAAGAGCCCAATGACAACGGGTGGTCAGGGGTCTGGAAATACAGGGGAGATGGAACAGAGAGGGCTGGTGAAGTGGGTGAGGGAGAAGATGAATGGGAATGGAGATAATGAGCTGTGGCTTGAAGAGATCATTGATCCAGTGATGAAAGGGAAATGTGATTTAAGGAAGATGGGAATACTGGTTCAAGTGGCATTGGAATGTGTAAAGGACGATGAAGATGCAAGACCTACAATGAGTCAGGTTATAGAGAGGCTTCTACCCCATTAA